Proteins encoded within one genomic window of Oryza glaberrima chromosome 12, OglaRS2, whole genome shotgun sequence:
- the LOC127756791 gene encoding isoflavone reductase homolog: MDPTRMGNALEPWRVTFDEKMERAIENANIPRTYVSANCFAAYFSPNLCQMKTLLPPKERVGVYGDGNVKVLFVDEDDVGTYTIKSIDDPRTLNKTIYIRPQDNCLTQNELIAMWGKLSGKSLTKFHIHGNEFLASMKDTDFAHQVGVTHFYHIFYDGCLTNFDIGDNGAEATLLYPDVQYTRINEFLKRYL; encoded by the exons ATGGATCCAACGAGGATGGGGAATGCTCTTGAACCTTGGAGGGTTACATTTGATGAGAAGATGGAGAGAGCGATTGAGAATGCAAACATCCCTCGCACATATGTTTCTGCAAATTGCTTTGCAGCTTACTTCAGTCCTAACCTCTGTCAGATGAAAactctcctccctcccaaagAGAGAGTTGGTGTGTATGGGGATGGTAACGTGAAAG TGCTTTTTGTGGATGAAGATGATGTGGGAACATATACAATCAAATCAATCGATGATCCTCGCACCTTGAACAAGACAATATACATAAGACCACAAGATAACTGCCTCACTCAGAACGAGCTGATCGCAATGTGGGGAAAACTCTCTGGAAAAAGTCTTACCAAATTCCACATACACGGTAATGAATTTTTGGCTTCAATGAAAG ATACGGATTTTGCTCATCAAGTGGGAGTAACACATTTCTACCACATTTTCTACGATGGTTGCTTAACAAACTTCGACATTGGTGACAATGGAGCCGAAGCAACTCTACTCTACCCAGATGTTCAGTACACCCGCATTAATGAATTCCTAAAACGCTATCTGTAA